A single Ciona intestinalis chromosome 14, KH, whole genome shotgun sequence DNA region contains:
- the LOC100180524 gene encoding uncharacterized protein LOC100180524, with the protein MDKDFSTRVAFMLVILCCGNILEVETKVVSFRSLWTQLVKCEGVINLRCRYLSHYCNVEVLKRGETNFNSDKGSSDYDEQDFNELGLVKKAKEVRMISMNCASCNKYCW; encoded by the exons ATGGACAAAGATTTTTCAACAAGAGTTGCATTTATGCTTGTTATATTATGCTGTGGGAATATACTAGAGGTGGAAACTAAAGTAGTCAGCTTCAGAAGTTTATG GACGCAGTTAGTGAAATGCGAGGGTGTGATCAACTTAAGATGTCGTTATTTATCACATTATTGCAACGTTGAGGTTCTGAAGCGAGGAGAAACGAACTTCAACAGCG ATAAAGGATCTTCAGATTACGACGAGCAAGATTTTAACGAGCTCGGTTTGGTAAAGAAAGCAAAAGAAGTTCGAATGATATCAATGAATTGTGCATCTTGCAACAAATATTGCTGGTAG
- the LOC100175844 gene encoding sushi, von Willebrand factor type A, EGF and pentraxin domain-containing protein 1-like, whose amino-acid sequence MNLIRISLLVLAVVVLNVAATGYSSYRRYCSVSSIRYGAPRTAYRVRSGRSYTYACRSGYRLVGTATIRCTSSGWAKRAPSCRRVSVGKCRHPGRVSYASVRPSRSWYTAGTRVTYSCRRGYTLSGQSILTCQSSGRWSHTRPTCTRIVIRCPVISGPANGSIRPTISRPVSSGTQVWFKCSRGYQRVGAADAVCQRDGTWSESVPICQRYCRRPDNVRFATFSPSQRVYTARSTVTYTCSRGYTLSGQATLTCQPTGRWSHDEPTCTRIVLKCPVIAGPENGSIEPVVTRPVNPGTSVDFSCDVGYERNGASESECQRNGAWSNDVPSCEPIQCPTPGDIDNGSFDPASGPYDIHQTVEYTCSGNYILQGQSVLTCLVSGEWSHDEPECVAPVTCSPPEEAQNGAFSPVQAVYAIGTVVWYTCNSGYSTTDRKDIICRDDGTWSSDAPECDAITCDRPDDIDFGSLTTPGNTFNIGATATYVCNAGYEIVGQNVLTCTVSGEWSDDEPTCQRVVVQCAARGAPAFGSVSPIKAAYDVNDVVWFTCRRGLTLTGNGDSTCQSNGQWSSPVPTCVRPSCRNRCGDNYNSSLPCQCNYSCIYHKNCCSDYVSKCRRRW is encoded by the exons ATGAATCTCATTCGTATTTCTCTCCTCGTTCTTGCAGTTGTTGTATTGAATGTAGCAGCAACAGGTTACAGCAGCTACC GTCGCTACTGCAGCGTCTCTAGCATTCGGTACGGAGCACCTCGAACAGCTTATCGAGTTCGCTCTGGACGATCGTACACATATGCTTGCAGAAGCGGATACCGTCTTGTAGGAACAGCTACCATTCGATGCACAAGTTCTGGCTGGGCCAAACGTGCTCCATCCTGTCGCAGAG TTTCAGTTGGAAAATGTAGACACCCAGGGCGCGTAAGTTACGCTTCTGTTCGTCCATCCCGTAGCTGGTACACTGCTGGTACAAGAGTGACGTACAGTTGTCGACGTGGCTACACACTGTCTGGCCAATCTATCCTCACATGTCAATCAAGTGGAAGATGGTCACACACCAGGCCAACCTGTACCCGAATCGTGATTAGGTGCCCAGTCATCTCCGGGCCAGCTAACGGATCAATCAGACCAACCATCTCCAGACCAGTGAGCTCCGGAACACAAGTGTGGTTCAAATGCAGCCGTGGCTACCAAAGAGTTGGAGCAGCTGATGCCGTTTGCCAACGTGATGGGACATGGTCGGAAAGTGTACCAATATGCCAGC GTTACTGCAGACGACCTGACAATGTTCGATTCGCAACCTTCAGTCCTTCCCAGAGAGTCTACACTGCCAGATCAACCGTTACTTACACTTGCTCTCGTGGTTACACTCTTAGCGGTCAAGCCACATTAACCTGCCAACCAACCGGTCGTTGGTCACACGACGAACCAACTTGCACCAGAATCGTCCTCAAATGCCCAGTCATTGCTGGACCAGAAAACGGGTCAATTGAGCCAGTGGTCACTCGCCCAGTGAACCCTGGAACTTCGGTTGATTTCTCTTGCGATGTTGGTTACGAAAGAAACGGTGCATCAGAAAGCGAATGTCAACGAAATGGAGCTTGGTCCAACGACGTGCCCAGCTGCGAAC caATCCAATGCCCAACACCTGGCGATATTGACAACGGTTCCTTTGATCCAGCAAGTGGTCCATACGACATCCATCAAACAGTAGAGTACACATGCAGTGGTAACTATATCCTTCAAGGTCAATCTGTCCTTACATGCTTGGTCAGTGGTGAATGGTCTCACGATGAACCAGAGTGTGTTG CTCCAGTAACATGCTCGCCACCAGAAGAGGCACAAAATGGTGCATTCTCACCAGTTCAAGCGGTTTATGCCATCGGAACAGTTGTGTGGTACACATGCAACTCTGGTTATTCTACAACTGATAGAAAAGACATCATATGCAGAGATGATGGTACATGGTCGAGCGACGCGCCTGAATGTGACG CAATTACTTGCGACCGACCCGACGACATCGACTTCGGAAGTTTGACCACACCAGGAAACACCTTCAACATCGGCGCCACAGCAACTTACGTTTGCAACGCTGGATATGAGATCGTTGGTCAGAATGTCCTCACTTGCACAGTGAGTGGGGAATGGTCGGACGACGAACCAACTTGCCAGAGAGTTGTTGTACAATGTGCAGCGCGTGGCGCTCCAGCTTTTGGTTCAGTCTCTCCCATCAAAGCCGCTTATGATGTCAATGATGTAGTCTGGTTCACCTGCAGAAGAGGTCTTACTTTGACTGGAAACGGAGACAGCACCTGTCAAAGCAACGGCCAATGGAGTTCTCCCGTACCAACTTGTGTAAGGCCATCCTGTAGAAACCGATGTGGTGACAACTACAACAGTAGCCTTCCATGTCAATGTAACTACAGCTGCATTTACCACAAAAACTGCTGCTCCGATTACGTTAGCAAGT GTCGCAGACGATGGTAA
- the LOC100182872 gene encoding synaptic vesicle glycoprotein 2C-like isoform X1 translates to MEYLVPVDANNDTPLSDVDENDRLVGNNRKATYKVASAQAGFGRWHYLLLLQCGWANASDAIEIMCISFTISSVHASLKLSNSSLTWLTIVLFLGMMIGGYLWGTLADYWGRRRVVIFSLALNGIFGTFSAIAPNYGVLLTLRFISGIGAGGSLPVCFSYFSEFQPRDKRGMMISALATSWMVGNVIAAGLAWGLLPYSASISAYSPNGDQWRLFIIICAIPSLTSSVFFFFMPESPLYLYRRGDFQKSLAVLKIVNKFNHPGTPLQFDTIVPDDDCPTTSRIKGSRSGSTSFWFVTHTKFYRLSSCPRRCLYWLVSGLYAMKVQLAIFFGSDRNTRKKSVLMMSIYFATAFSGYGITMWLPTLMARTEQNAGSPCSGHIVLNKSSTSVNDSEMYIDVFIGATAQLPANIASILVMDRVGGKVILVFSMFMSGVSVLLFWLVHNKLQVIIMSAIFNGVSTLAWNALDVLTPEMYETAVRASSTGILTALSRIASILGNLTFGLFMDYNCSIPILICAAVFLLGGVLSIFLPQTRNIELD, encoded by the exons atggaATACTTAGTTCCCGTAGATGCCAATAATGATACTCCGTTGAGCGATGTAGACGAAAAtg atAGATTAGTAGGAAACAATCGGAAAGCAACTTACAAAGTAGCTTCTGCACAAGCTGGGTTTGGAAGGTGGCATTACCTTCTTTTAttacaa tgtGGATGGGCGAATGCAAGTGATGCAATTGAAATCATGTGCATTTCATTCACTATCTCATCAGTGCATGCTTCACTTAAACTTTCAAACTCAAGTTTAACTTGGTTGACTATAGTACTGTTCCTAG GCATGATGATTGGAGGATATCTGTGGGGAACATTAGCAGATTATTGGGGTAGGAGAAGGGTTGTGATATTCTCATTAGCTCTAAATGGAATATTTGGTACGTTCTCAGCTATTGCACCAAACTATGGAGTATTGCTTACACTGAGATTTATAAGCGGCATTGG TGCTGGTGGTTCGCTCCCCGTTTGTTTCTCATACTTTAGTGAGTTTCAACCAAGAGATAAACGTGGCATGATGATCAGTGCTCTTGCTACTTCATGGATGGTTGGAAATGTCATTGCTGCAG GTCTTGCATGGGGATTGCTTCCGTATTCAGCTTCAATATCAGCATACTCTCCTAATGGTGATCAGTGGAggttgtttataataatttgtgCAATACCCAGCCTTACATCATCTGTGTTCTTCTTCTTCATGCCAGAGAGCCCACTCTACCTTTATAGAAGAGGAGATTTTCAAAAATCTTTAgcggttttaaaaattgtgaaCAAATTTAATCACCCAGGAACCCCACTACAG TTTGACACCATAGTTCCCGATGACGATTGCCCAACCACATCAAGAATCAAGGGTTCACGTTCCGGTTCAACTTCTTTTTGGTTTGTAACGCATACAAAGTTTTACAG GTTGAGTAGTTGTCCAAGAAGATGTTTATATTGGCTTGTGTCTGGTTTGTATGCCATGAAGGTACAGTTGGCAATCTTCTTTGGCTCAGACAGAAACACTCGTAAAAAGTCAGTTCTTATGATGAGTATCTACTTTGCTACTGCTTTTAG TGGATATGGAATTACGATGTGGTTGCCAACTTTGATGGCACGAACAGAGCAGAATGCAGGTTCCCCATGTAGTGGCCATATTGTGTTAAACAAATCATCTACAAGTGTTAATGATTCTGAGATGTACATTGATGTATTTATCGGTGCCACTGCACAACTACCAGCCAATATTGCAAGTATATTGGTTATGGATAGAGTTGGAGGAAAAGTGATTTTAG tGTTTTCAATGTTCATGAGTGGTGTAAGTGTCCTATTATTCTGGCTTGTCCACAATAAATTGCAG GTTATAATCATGTCAGCTATATTTAATGGAGTTTCAACTCTTGCATGGAATGCACTGGATGTTTTAACACCTGAAATGTACGAGACCGCAGTTCGGGCTTCTTCTACAGGAATATTAACAG CTTTATCAAGAATAGCATCAATTCTTGGAAACTTAACATTTGGTCTCTTCATGGACTACAATTGCAGTATACCTATTTTAATCTGTGCAGCTGTGTTTTTATTAGGCGGTGTTTTGTCTATATTTTTGCCGCAAACCAGAAACATAGAACTAGATTAG
- the LOC100182872 gene encoding synaptic vesicle glycoprotein 2C-like isoform X2: MEYLVPVDANNDTPLSDVDENDRLVGNNRKATYKVASAQAGFGRWHYLLLLQCGWANASDAIEIMCISFTISSVHASLKLSNSSLTWLTIVLFLGMMIGGYLWGTLADYWGRRRVVIFSLALNGIFGTFSAIAPNYGVLLTLRFISGIGAGGSLPVCFSYFSEFQPRDKRGMMISALATSWMVGNVIAAGLAWGLLPYSASISAYSPNGDQWRLFIIICAIPSLTSSVFFFFMPESPLYLYRRGDFQKSLAVLKIVNKFNHPGTPLQFDTIVPDDDCPTTSRIKGSRSGSTSFWLSSCPRRCLYWLVSGLYAMKVQLAIFFGSDRNTRKKSVLMMSIYFATAFSGYGITMWLPTLMARTEQNAGSPCSGHIVLNKSSTSVNDSEMYIDVFIGATAQLPANIASILVMDRVGGKVILVFSMFMSGVSVLLFWLVHNKLQVIIMSAIFNGVSTLAWNALDVLTPEMYETAVRASSTGILTALSRIASILGNLTFGLFMDYNCSIPILICAAVFLLGGVLSIFLPQTRNIELD, translated from the exons atggaATACTTAGTTCCCGTAGATGCCAATAATGATACTCCGTTGAGCGATGTAGACGAAAAtg atAGATTAGTAGGAAACAATCGGAAAGCAACTTACAAAGTAGCTTCTGCACAAGCTGGGTTTGGAAGGTGGCATTACCTTCTTTTAttacaa tgtGGATGGGCGAATGCAAGTGATGCAATTGAAATCATGTGCATTTCATTCACTATCTCATCAGTGCATGCTTCACTTAAACTTTCAAACTCAAGTTTAACTTGGTTGACTATAGTACTGTTCCTAG GCATGATGATTGGAGGATATCTGTGGGGAACATTAGCAGATTATTGGGGTAGGAGAAGGGTTGTGATATTCTCATTAGCTCTAAATGGAATATTTGGTACGTTCTCAGCTATTGCACCAAACTATGGAGTATTGCTTACACTGAGATTTATAAGCGGCATTGG TGCTGGTGGTTCGCTCCCCGTTTGTTTCTCATACTTTAGTGAGTTTCAACCAAGAGATAAACGTGGCATGATGATCAGTGCTCTTGCTACTTCATGGATGGTTGGAAATGTCATTGCTGCAG GTCTTGCATGGGGATTGCTTCCGTATTCAGCTTCAATATCAGCATACTCTCCTAATGGTGATCAGTGGAggttgtttataataatttgtgCAATACCCAGCCTTACATCATCTGTGTTCTTCTTCTTCATGCCAGAGAGCCCACTCTACCTTTATAGAAGAGGAGATTTTCAAAAATCTTTAgcggttttaaaaattgtgaaCAAATTTAATCACCCAGGAACCCCACTACAG TTTGACACCATAGTTCCCGATGACGATTGCCCAACCACATCAAGAATCAAGGGTTCACGTTCCGGTTCAACTTCTTTTTG GTTGAGTAGTTGTCCAAGAAGATGTTTATATTGGCTTGTGTCTGGTTTGTATGCCATGAAGGTACAGTTGGCAATCTTCTTTGGCTCAGACAGAAACACTCGTAAAAAGTCAGTTCTTATGATGAGTATCTACTTTGCTACTGCTTTTAG TGGATATGGAATTACGATGTGGTTGCCAACTTTGATGGCACGAACAGAGCAGAATGCAGGTTCCCCATGTAGTGGCCATATTGTGTTAAACAAATCATCTACAAGTGTTAATGATTCTGAGATGTACATTGATGTATTTATCGGTGCCACTGCACAACTACCAGCCAATATTGCAAGTATATTGGTTATGGATAGAGTTGGAGGAAAAGTGATTTTAG tGTTTTCAATGTTCATGAGTGGTGTAAGTGTCCTATTATTCTGGCTTGTCCACAATAAATTGCAG GTTATAATCATGTCAGCTATATTTAATGGAGTTTCAACTCTTGCATGGAATGCACTGGATGTTTTAACACCTGAAATGTACGAGACCGCAGTTCGGGCTTCTTCTACAGGAATATTAACAG CTTTATCAAGAATAGCATCAATTCTTGGAAACTTAACATTTGGTCTCTTCATGGACTACAATTGCAGTATACCTATTTTAATCTGTGCAGCTGTGTTTTTATTAGGCGGTGTTTTGTCTATATTTTTGCCGCAAACCAGAAACATAGAACTAGATTAG